The following is a genomic window from Halichoerus grypus chromosome 5, mHalGry1.hap1.1, whole genome shotgun sequence.
CTGGAGACATGGGGAAACGACACTTGACCGTTGATTTTTCAGTcgagagagacacgagagagacACCTCAAATCAGATGAGGGAGCGGGTATGAACCAGAGCATGGGCCCGGGCAATCAGTTCTGAGTTACTCAGCTAAGCGGAACAGGAAGAATTACACCAATGATGGCTTTTTATCTGTCCGCCTCCAAAATAGAGCCAAGGCTGCTTTCTCAATTACATTATACAGTGAGCATCATGTACTTCTCATCTGCCCTGGCTGACATACTCCAAGGACAGGTAGCTCCCTAGATGGCAAGTTTACTGCCAATGTAATTTGTGAGCTGACGCATAAGCTCCGGTGTAAATTCACAACTGTTGTGCCAGTCAGGAAATGGTTTTACTCtgggaattaattttaatttcattaagttTGTAGGTCATAGTCCTAGCAACAAAGGTTTGATAATAAagctctccccttttttttttttttcaggcaaacAGAACTGACCAGCATGAGACCAAAGGTCTAAGTACGAATCAGAAGCAAACCAATAAGATTTTGTTGCTCAGAGGCCCCAACACACCAAACATCTCTCCAGCCCTTCCTGTTTTCAGAATAGGGGAACAGatcaaggaggaggaggaatccTCCGGAGAGGCTTCAGGGAGGTCAGGACCCTGTGCAGATGTGTACCAGACTGACGGCCGTGCTGCTGGCCGTCCACGTACCTAGCACTCGCTCTCCAAGGCCGCCCAGCTCCAGGTAGGCGTTCTGAAAGGCATCCTTCAGCTCCTCATCCAGGGGCTGCTCCTTGCCGTGCAGGAGGATGGAGCTGCAGCGGTCCAAGATCCTTTCTGGGGCACCCTTCATCACCAGCAGGTGTCGGGGCTCAGACGTGTTGAGGTTCTTGTGGATGGACAGCTGTAAAGGACGGTGGACATATGAACGCTGGTGGCTGCGTGTGGCGGTCGGGGCGGGGAGCGCAGCTCGCTCACTTCTTAGTTATGTGTCAAGACAACCACCAAGGTCTCCTATTTCTGAACTCTGGTGTCCCATGCCTTGCAGCATACTTTGAATGCTACCCAAAAAACCAGCACAGTGATGTCGTCCTAAATCCCTGGCACGTGTTCATACGTAAACCTTTCCTGAAGGCAAACTGGGAACAAAGGGATGGGCACATGCGTGGACACCTCGCCCCCTCGCCGCACCCCCACTCCAAACCGGAAGTAAGAATTCCAGAGGGCCCCAACACTCAAACGACTTAGGATTTTCTATACCTAGTCCAGGGCAAAATCTAAGAGCTTGCATAAAGTTGGGagaattcattttttgaaagCACTTAAGCTTGTAACATTTCAAATGGGAAAACAGCTCCCCTTCCAGCTTCCATTCCTCCCCGCCTGCCCCTCGCCACCACTAGGCCACCTGGTACTTGTTGGTGGAGTTGAAGGGGATCTCCACGATCTTGGCGTATCGCTCTCTCATCTCCTTCACTGAGCCACAGCACACCTCGATACATTTCAAGAGCGCGGACTCCGAGGCGTCACCTGCAACTGCCCGCTGCAAAGCAGAGACAACATGTGTGGGTCAGCCTGAAACGCTTCCCCCGGGCACCACTGAACACCTGGGAAGTCACCCGGGTGTACTCCGACCTGGTCAGAAGTGGAGGACAGGGCAGGCCAGGGGAAGCAGCACTGTGCAGCGACTGGCCTCCCTCTGCTCAGACACACACCCCAGCCGCCTCCTCCtgtctgccctccttccccaccccaattCCAGCTTTTGttagaagaggggcgcctgaagGGGTCACCCACCCTTGGGAGGAGCACAACACACTCTTCTAACGTACtttagcctattttttttttttttttttaatcttcccctGTTGCAAAGTCTCAAAGCCAACACTATTCCCAAGGACGTATTTCTGGTTACGAATCTGAAAATACCAAGTGAGAATCCAAATATTTACAGCACgtacaatttaaaagaaaatcccttCGGTTCCCAGGACTGGGGGCAAACTGTGTCAAGGGCAAAATAGAGGGCTTTAAACATAATTGTGCAAAATTATCTGGGCCTGAGTGGTGTGAACTGAAAGCTATTATTAGCTCCAACAGTCATATAATCAGCTAACGTTTTAAGTTAAAGCCCACACTTGAGGTAACACATACTTCTCTTTGGTGTGATATACTGGGACACACTAAGAACATTTTCAGCTGTAGCCAACTTTTATATGAACACCTGAGAACTCTGACTGCTTTAGGACTGCACAGACAGAAAATTAATGCTCGCAAATCCAATAGCCCTGTTTAATAAGAAAGATGGCCAGGTTTGGGAAGAAATGTGAAATTAGTGGGATCGTTTTAAACAAAGACCAGTTATTAAAGCAGAATAGAGCTGCATGCCTtttgtgggggggaagggcagtaATAATGCCATTGACACAGCCCCACCCCCTGAAATACTCAGAAATACAGCCCATGCTCCCTTTCTGGTACTTTTCAGTGGGGAAAGATCTGATACCTATTGAGTCCTATGCTGAAAGCCTAGAAGATTTCCACTTTGAGGTAAGGAAATACATGAAAGCAGGCATCTCAAGTTTTATCCCAGGATAAACAATATCCTCCTCCAATCAACATTAATTCAATGCCAAGAACACCTCCTTCAAAGGATACAGGGGTCCCATCTTCATAGGAGAAGCCCCCTCAGTTCCATCTAAGTGAGCCTTCTTTCTCTTTGACGGCCCGGTTTCTACCCAGAACCACCCCCGGCAGCCTTGCTGAGAACAAGCGAGCCCAGAGGGCCTCCTCACACACGTCTTCTGCATCCTAAACAACCCCGTGCGACTATGACCTTTCCGAGACTGTCTCCACCGGGCAGCACAGTGAAACCTCAGTCATTTCACATTTCACATGAATTCCATGAGGCTGAGCTTATTTTTGCATCATTAGTAAGCAAGCGGAGAACAAATAAGATAAGAGAAATAGCTGagctattttaagaaaataaatggcttAAGGGATTTACTGGAATCTACTGTATCCTAATATGCAAATACGATTACCGAGTCACAAAAGCAGCCCTCACTGTCTGCTAGGTTAGCGGGTTATCATACACTCAGAGTGGCAAAAGCAGGTTTTATGCATTTGGTTTCTCACGGTAAAGATTGCTTCCCACCTCTGGTCAGTTTTTACTGTAGAGTCCCTCTTCTCAAACCTATGCAGACCACAGGGTAACCCTAAGTGCTTTGGGATCCCTAGGCAACACGTCACACGGAGGGTGTCCTACAGGGAGCGGTTCCCTAACAGGACGCAGAGGGCACATGCTCTTTAAAGAGAACACTCGGGTGGCGGTTCTTGTGGGGTACTTAGAACCCCGCATGGCGGCCTAACAGCTAACAGGAACTCCTGAGCATACCTTAAGGATAGGTAGGTTTTCCTGGTTCGCCTGAAACACCGCCCTATTACAGAGACCCGCAATTCTGGACAGAGAGAGCCAGGTGGCTGAACTCTTGTCAAATGAGACACCTGAtggaggcaagaaaaaaaagataagaaaataatgcATTTCCTTTATATTAATGTCCCATAAAAAGTGAAACAATACATCTCATTTCCCGACTAATGAAACTAATCAGGTCTCAGGGCAAAATCGAGAGAAATCTAAAACCCATTCCCTTAACTCCTCACcagatgataaaaacaaaaaccaaaaccagcttaaaaaaaaaaaaaaaaggaagccccGTGAGCAGGTAAGGCTACGGTGTGGGGTGGGCCCGGGCCTCACCACTCTGATTCTCCGTTGTGTCGGCTTCATGGATTTGATTGTCGAACCACATGTGGGCCACTGTCATCCGGTTCTGAGTCAGAGTTCCAGTTTTATCCGAGCAGATGGTGGACGTGGACCCCAAGGTCTCCACGGCTTCTAAGTTCTTCACTAAGCAGTTTTTCCTTGCCATGCGTTTGGCAGTAAGGGTCAGACATACCTAAAAACCATTGGGAATCAGATTATTTCAATCTCAGCCAGGATGGGATTCTATAGACTCCAGCTCCATCCTAATGTGGAAGATGCTGGTCTAAAATTAAACCTCTCCGGCCATCCTCTGAAGTCTGAACCCTGATGGGAACATGTACAGAgggccttccctcctcccataAAGCAACAGattaagaaaagtgaaaacagCCAGGATTTACCATATTGTAGTTCTCCTGCTCAGCCCCCCCCTCCAATTCTTCTCCTTTGTTACACTACTGTGGAGCATGTGATAAGATCAGATCAAGATTTAGGCCTCTTTAGGCTATGGGGTTTCTATCTTccacgtaaaaaaaaaaaaaaaaacacgccaAGCCTCCTCGCTCTCTGACCCTACCACACGGCTCTGAAGAGAAACTGCACACAAGCGTGTGCGATCAACCCTGAGTCCGGGGCGGccgctggggggctggggggtaggaggggtgggagggtgggggggcggagTCACATGTGCAGGCTGATCTAAGAGCGAGCGCTGTCGTCCCCCAGTCACTAACCGTGACAGTGGCCAGCAGGCCTTCCGGCACGTTGGCGACAATGATGCCGATAAGAAAGATGACGGCCTCGAGCCAGGTGTACTCCAGGATCAGAGACAGGATGAAGAAGGACACACCCAGGAACACGGCCACACCCGTGATGAGATGGATAAAATGCTCAATTTCGGCAGCGATGGGAGTCTGGCCTCCTTCCAGCCCAGAAGCAAGTGTGGCGATTCTTCCCATCACCGTTCGGTCCCCGGTGTACACGACAATGCCACGAGCAGTACCTTAAGGGGGGGGTCGTACCACGTCTCATCAGAGAAGTCACAGATTTTGCAGTTACCTGGCACGGCTCAAAAAGAGACCAAACTACACGTTTTCAAGGGCCAGCTCTTTGGTGGGATAAACACGGTTTTACACCACGGAGACTCTGGTGAAGGGCTTTCTATCCAGGAGCAGGACAGCAGCTCCAGAGGCCATGGCCAGGTGGGCACGGCCAACAGAAGAGGTGTGCtggaggtgggaagagaggaCAGACCGACAGCCCGCCCccagcttccagagccttcctgCCAGCGAGTGGACCGCAGCTGCTGTGCTTGACTACAGTAGGCAGACAAGGAGCCAATAAAACCAGGACAGAAATGATAAGTCTctggttttgttgctgttgttaatgCCCAAGATAAACAGCATGTTAAAATGGTCTACCTTCCACACAGTTGGTTGAAAAGAAGGCAATGTTCCTCGTTTCCAGGGGGTTTTCATTTGTGAAGTCTGGAGACCTAGTCTGGGGCTCTGATTCACCAGTGAGTGAGGAGTTGTCCACCTGTCCGTGAGACAAGCAAAAGGGCTGTGTGAGCGCACACCGGGCCGCCCTGCGCTCTCCACCTGAGCCccggcggtgggggtgggggggcccgcTGAACCCACCTTGCAGCCATTGGCAGAGATGATCCTGAGGTCAGCAGGGATTCGGTCTCCTCCTTTCACTTCCACCAGATCCCCGACCACAACTTCCTCTGCATTGATGCTCATTTTTTCACCATTTCGAATCACAAGGGCTTGCTTGAGGAGCAGAAAACAGTTTATACACCATTCAATCAGAGAAAAGCAGCTGCCAACAAGGACCGCGTAGTGTTCAAACGAGAAGACCAAATTCCAAAGGGATCTCTAATGTGAATTACCCGAGGGCATGACAAGGAGATTATTAATCTATTTACACAAGGTAACAAAAGCTTGTTGGGAGTTACTGCGAGGTGGCCCTCTTGTTCCCATCCACTCGGAAACCTTAGCTTCACACTAGCTCACATCCCCGGGGCTCTCAATGGAGAAAGGCAAAGCAATAGGTACCTGGGGAACCATGTTTTTGAAGGATTCCATGATCTTGGAACTTTTAGCTTCTTGATAGTAGGAGAAACAACCAGTTATGATGACGACAGCTGACAGTACCACCCCAAGATAGAGCTGGAAGGAACAAACAAGTTAGAGCCGCAGGCTCGCAGTAAGGAGTTGGGAACATTCAGTTAATTTTTGACTGAACAAAAACCAAAGTTTTAACAGGTCAAGGCttcagaaataaatacagaacTCGCGTCTTCGTATTTATCTTCCGAGAGACTGTGTACAGGAGGGTCAGAAATGGGGTCCCAGAGACACTTGGTCACTACACCTTGACAGACTTTTGGAAGTGTTCCACATCAATCAGTTTCTCCCACTTTATTAAAACAAAGGTATTTTCAAAACAACTTGTGACTTCTGAAGAGTGGCTACCAGACATTTCTGGATGTGCCTTATGGGCCAACATGAGAAGCTGTGCTCTGCTGTCTGGGTGGCCGCTGGCCCCGGGCCAGGACCTGCGCAGAGCTGCCTGTTCACCGCGGCATGCTGGGTGGACATCCAGCTTGGAAGAGCATCTAGAAGGTGGGACATGGAGAGAGAAACCCGAAAcgaagaaggaaggatggatggggcCTTGAAGGCAACAGTTGCTAACACTGCTTTCCCTCGTGTTtacttttaaagacttatttatttgagagagggagagagagaatcccaagcagactcctggttgagcatggagcccaaggcagggcttgatctcaagaccctgagatcatgacccgagcggaaatcaagagccggacactcaaccaactgagccacccaggtgcccctttccctCCTGTTTAAAACCATCAgctagggctcctgggtggctcatttggttaagcgtctggctttggttcaggtcatgatcctggggtcctgggattgagccccacaacgggctccctgctccttggggagactgcttctccctctgcctctctctctctctctcatgaataaatcttaaaaaaaataaataaaaccatcagCTAACCAGTGGTAACCAGTGGAAAACAAGTGGGTGGCAAAGACCAGGAGGATACCTTACACATACTTAGTAATCTAAATTAGGAGCTATAGAACTCACGTTATCATTTTGAGGTTCCTCTTCCGTGGCAGCTTGGATGCCGTAAGCTAAGAAACAAAGAATCGCTCCAATCCACAGTAACATCGAGAAACCCCCAAACAGCTGCCGACAGAACTTGACCCATTCGGGAGTGGTGGGAGGCGGGGTGAGAGCATTGGGGCCGTCTCGAGCCAGGATCTCAGCAGCTCGAGCAGTTGTTAAGCCCTGAGAAGCAGAGGAATGTAAGTAAGACATACTGCCCCCAGAACATACAAGCGAATATACCCACCTGATAGCTGGAAGGCCCCATTAACGGGTTTAGGAGGAAACAAAATGCCCCAAGCTAACGAGCCTATAAAACCTGGCAAGTTCTGATGAGGACCCTCTCCTGGTCCGGGCACATAGCTGCCCAAACTTTCTGAGGAGCCCACAACACCAGACTGAAATTCGTTTTAAATCGATCCATGGACAGATCTGAATCCAGTCTAAGTTTAGGTAAGTGACTCGGGCCACATTGCATTTTTACCAAAAAGATAGCAATGTTAAGTCATCGATTCACTTTTGCAAATTAAGAGCTTTGAGTTCTTTTGCATACTGAATCTGtcagggaggagaagaaagaaacccTCTATAAAcatcaaaaaaggaagaaaaacttctctGTAGGAATCCAACCTGTGAATGGTTTAATAGCCAAGTTTTCAGTATAGAAGTCTAGCCTGTGGATGGTAACTCAAAGGACAGTCTGGCTGGGAGGGTTCCCACAGGTGCACATTCCAGCCCACCCCCAGGAACCTGCCAACTTCAAagaattagggaaaaaaatccactgtACTAAAGCCTGGCGCTTCTCTAAATGGGCCTTAAAACCAAGATACATGGATGGCACACAGTAGATACAAGGGGGAAAATGTGATTACTTTCATATTATCAGAATACCCGAGGGGGAGCGGGGGGAGAGACAAAACCAATTTTTGCCCAAAGTATCTGTTAATATGTAGTTCGTATTCacgttattttaaatatttgagttaCCTAGGGAGTATGAGGAACAGGGAGAAGAAAGCCAGGCAGTGAAGGGGAAATGAGGACTCGGCTGGGACCCCCCTCAAGTTCCTGATGTAACCCAGGGCAGAGTACCTGACACCCACCATCTGAGCACTCTCTGCTCGCCAGGGAGAGTCTGGTGCTTTACAGGAGCTACGTGCATTCTCAAGACAACCCTCTTCTAGGTATTACTACAAGGGAGAGCATGTGCTCAGGCCGCCCAACGGGGAGTGTCAGCTCCGTCTGACTCAGGCCTCCCCTCGGAGCCCAGGGCATCCATACCAGCAATGCTGCTTACCACTTCTTGagcatttattgaaataatgGCTACATGTTGGCTGCCACTCACGTCAGTCCCCAGAGTTTTTACTTTTTGCACAGAAGTGACAAAATGCACCCTCACCCGACGGTTTACTTTTATATTGCTCGTGTGGCAAATTTAATACCCAAATCCTCCAGGTAACAAGAATACACAACACATGCTTTACGGAAAGATTTCTTCAAGTGGTGTAAAAAATCAAGTGTCAAATAAATGCCAGACTAATCAGGGTTCTGGAGCAATGGAGCTGGATGGCAAAAGTGCAAAAACTGAAGTGTTGAAGATTCAACTCACTGAAATATTCAACTCCATTTCATGAACGcagaagaataaaagacaaagatttatAATCGAAAGGTCAGGGAATGAGCAGGGCTATGGAGCCATTCCATTTTAAATCCTCGTGCTTCCCTTACTGGATCTCACCtattataaaatggggaaaaggacATCTACTTTCAAAGTGTCAGGGGCCAACAAAATACCAAAGAAGCACCCAAAAGCCCCAGGTTCACGTGCGGCACCGTGTACTCCGACGGCGCCTGTCATCATTCTCTTCCTCTGAGGTCTGCGCCGCGGGGAGACGCCCTAGGGAACCAGGATTTGGATTCAGTACAGGTGTGAAGTGACAACATACTCGACTCAGGTCTGTTCCATATTTGCGATGAAGTTCGTCAAGGCTAAGTTTATGGTCATCCTAAGGGGAAACAAACAGAAGAATTAAACACTGTACCACGAAACAAGATGAGGAGAAAGCAGTAATGTCCCTCGTCGCTAGCACTAACCAGGCTCAGCGAACAGGCTTTCCTTCCGGGCAGAAGGCGGTAGCTGGCTCGGCAACCACCCAGCCCTGTGCTGAGACTCCCTCCCCGGAGGCTGGTGAAAGCTGTGGGATGAGGCCCCTTGCCGCCTGCCAGGACTTCAGGAAAGCCCAGCAGGCTCAGAGCTCGAGCGAAACCTTGTTTGCCTTCTCTGATGACCAGCAGGTTCTAGGTAGGCCGTGTCTGTGGAAGCCTCCACAGCTGGAGGGGCTCGAGGCTCCCCTTATATTTGGTATAAtccagaagcagagaaaagtgaAGGCCCCTGATATCAACCACAGTTCCTTCTATGGACCTTTGGTTATTATGCCGGGCGGTGGGGCAGGGGATAACTTTCCCAACCTGCCAACAGcctggaaaatgaaaattttccagACTGATCCCTAGGGTTTGGTAAGGTCTGTAAAAACAACCACAATgactgttttacttttaaaataaagcaggtCTCTGACTgaaggactgggggtggggaggggagaatccAACACCCAACAGATAGGATACAATGAACTTATAAGGAGAACAGAAAGCAACCTGCCTCCTAATACCTACCATAGAAACTTCTTTCTTCAGTTCATCCATATCCCGCTCTTTCTTGGCCTTCTTTTTGTCGCCATGCTCTGAAACGGCTGCAGGTTCATATTTATCACGTCCAACCTACAGGAGAATGTGGGAGAGGTGAGGTTGTGTATTATGAACACACAGGAGATTCTGGAGCAGGGGATGTTAGCAGTTTTTAGGATAGGCAACATTTCGAATAGTCAACAGGACAGCAATCGTGGAAATGCATGGGAATGCATGTGCATACACCACAAACTAAACAAAAGCAACGACTATTGCAACTATCATGAGCCCAAGACATGCCACGTGCACCCGAAGGCATTAAGACCAGGGGAGAAGTCACGGCAAACACAGAAGGGTCCCCCTAGTCACTTCCATTAGGGGTGAACAGGGAAAGGGTTGTGCTGTCAAAATCTCTATACCGCCACCTTCCATCTTCCCCCCGGAGAGAATGAAATCATCTTTACGTCAGTAACTGAGAGCAGAGCGCCGATGCCTTTGCATTTGGAACCAGACAAGTCTGAGTTAGACCCCTGCACTCTACCACTTGTCAGCTCTGTGTCCTTGGGTAAGTCCCGGACTCTTAAAGCTTCAACTTCTTCTTCGCTGGTGTGGAGAGAATAGTTGTGCCTACCTCCATGTAGCGTTTTCTGGGAGAACCAATTACACAGAACCCTTAGATGCAAATTACTTCTATTATTATGTTTAAATTCTTAGCTTTGCAAAGAAGCCATTAAGGAtcaaatttaagtatttttaggGCTTACATAAGAACAGTGACCTGTTTCatcttttcttatataaaaaCAGTTAGCCTAAGAatacttaaaatcatttaaataaaagacaaaaaaaaagtcctctccCCAGTCTACAGCCTGAAAATAAACCCCCCAAAGGAAAAGTCACTGGAAATGTTTTGACATAAGCAGAGTGTAGGAAAAGCATGTGCATTATCACACAATTCACAGGATCCACCTACACCTCTTGAAAACTGGAAcaatttttagagaaaatgttGATTCTATAGTTTAAATTTAGATTGTTCcgcatgcccctccccccccactgtTGAAAATGCCTGCGCTTATCTACACAAAGCCTGAACTTGGTGCTCCAGAGCTTGGTCGGCGGCGA
Proteins encoded in this region:
- the ATP1A1 gene encoding sodium/potassium-transporting ATPase subunit alpha-1 isoform X1, producing MGKGVGRDKYEPAAVSEHGDKKKAKKERDMDELKKEVSMDDHKLSLDELHRKYGTDLSRGLTTARAAEILARDGPNALTPPPTTPEWVKFCRQLFGGFSMLLWIGAILCFLAYGIQAATEEEPQNDNLYLGVVLSAVVIITGCFSYYQEAKSSKIMESFKNMVPQQALVIRNGEKMSINAEEVVVGDLVEVKGGDRIPADLRIISANGCKVDNSSLTGESEPQTRSPDFTNENPLETRNIAFFSTNCVEGTARGIVVYTGDRTVMGRIATLASGLEGGQTPIAAEIEHFIHLITGVAVFLGVSFFILSLILEYTWLEAVIFLIGIIVANVPEGLLATVTVCLTLTAKRMARKNCLVKNLEAVETLGSTSTICSDKTGTLTQNRMTVAHMWFDNQIHEADTTENQSGVSFDKSSATWLSLSRIAGLCNRAVFQANQENLPILKRAVAGDASESALLKCIEVCCGSVKEMRERYAKIVEIPFNSTNKYQLSIHKNLNTSEPRHLLVMKGAPERILDRCSSILLHGKEQPLDEELKDAFQNAYLELGGLGERVLGFCHLFLPDEQFPEGFQFDTDEVNFPIENLCFVGLISMIDPPRAAVPDAVGKCRSAGIKVIMVTGDHPITAKAIAKGVGIISEGNETVEDIAARLNIPVSQVNPRDAKACVVHGSDLKDMTAEQLDDILKYHTEIVFARTSPQQKLIIVEGCQRQGAIVAVTGDGVNDSPALKKADIGVAMGIAGSDVSKQAADMILLDDNFASIVTGVEEGRLIFDNLKKSIAYTLTSNIPEITPFLIFIIANIPLPLGTVTILCIDLGTDMVPAISLAYEQAESDIMKRQPRNPKTDKLVNERLISMAYGQIGMIQALGGFFTYFVILAENGFLPTHLLGIRVDWDDRWINDVEDSYGQQWTYEQRKIVEFTCHTAFFVSIVVVQWADLVICKTRRNSVFQQGMKNKILIFGLFEETALAAFLSYCPGMGVALRMYPLKPTWWFCAFPYSLLIFVYDEVRKLIIRRRPGGWVEKETYY
- the ATP1A1 gene encoding sodium/potassium-transporting ATPase subunit alpha-1 isoform X2, translating into MAFKVGRDKYEPAAVSEHGDKKKAKKERDMDELKKEVSMDDHKLSLDELHRKYGTDLSRGLTTARAAEILARDGPNALTPPPTTPEWVKFCRQLFGGFSMLLWIGAILCFLAYGIQAATEEEPQNDNLYLGVVLSAVVIITGCFSYYQEAKSSKIMESFKNMVPQQALVIRNGEKMSINAEEVVVGDLVEVKGGDRIPADLRIISANGCKVDNSSLTGESEPQTRSPDFTNENPLETRNIAFFSTNCVEGTARGIVVYTGDRTVMGRIATLASGLEGGQTPIAAEIEHFIHLITGVAVFLGVSFFILSLILEYTWLEAVIFLIGIIVANVPEGLLATVTVCLTLTAKRMARKNCLVKNLEAVETLGSTSTICSDKTGTLTQNRMTVAHMWFDNQIHEADTTENQSGVSFDKSSATWLSLSRIAGLCNRAVFQANQENLPILKRAVAGDASESALLKCIEVCCGSVKEMRERYAKIVEIPFNSTNKYQLSIHKNLNTSEPRHLLVMKGAPERILDRCSSILLHGKEQPLDEELKDAFQNAYLELGGLGERVLGFCHLFLPDEQFPEGFQFDTDEVNFPIENLCFVGLISMIDPPRAAVPDAVGKCRSAGIKVIMVTGDHPITAKAIAKGVGIISEGNETVEDIAARLNIPVSQVNPRDAKACVVHGSDLKDMTAEQLDDILKYHTEIVFARTSPQQKLIIVEGCQRQGAIVAVTGDGVNDSPALKKADIGVAMGIAGSDVSKQAADMILLDDNFASIVTGVEEGRLIFDNLKKSIAYTLTSNIPEITPFLIFIIANIPLPLGTVTILCIDLGTDMVPAISLAYEQAESDIMKRQPRNPKTDKLVNERLISMAYGQIGMIQALGGFFTYFVILAENGFLPTHLLGIRVDWDDRWINDVEDSYGQQWTYEQRKIVEFTCHTAFFVSIVVVQWADLVICKTRRNSVFQQGMKNKILIFGLFEETALAAFLSYCPGMGVALRMYPLKPTWWFCAFPYSLLIFVYDEVRKLIIRRRPGGWVEKETYY